From the genome of Azospirillum sp. TSA2s, one region includes:
- a CDS encoding helix-turn-helix transcriptional regulator: protein MASAHQTNLHLHYVPTPDEPEVLVVGSGGGMVGVSRIRCASGGVGYFSPASEDAFLVSHHLSNFQSDVWVDGRLVEKPADITGLTSIHDYRRKIDCHMRTAFDTLTFHLPRAVLEGACSESRGGRLADLSIPPSTPMNDPTVRALASAILPTLEFPERISLLYLDHVCSALATHIVTAYGRVSAPKPGGTLAPWQERRVKEMIAANLDGDIRLADLAAECRLSVGHFVRAFRRTANTTPYQWLLHQRIDHAKTLMRDGSQTLADVALACGFADQSHFTRTFSRLVGISPRSWRRRNVGADTPLPVGRPPCAPAELSF, encoded by the coding sequence ATGGCCTCGGCCCATCAGACCAATCTGCATCTGCACTATGTTCCGACGCCGGACGAGCCGGAGGTGCTGGTCGTCGGATCGGGCGGCGGCATGGTCGGGGTTTCGCGCATCCGCTGCGCGTCCGGCGGCGTCGGCTATTTCAGTCCGGCATCGGAAGATGCGTTCCTGGTCAGCCATCATCTCTCCAACTTCCAGTCCGACGTCTGGGTCGACGGACGGCTGGTGGAGAAACCGGCCGACATCACCGGGCTGACCTCGATCCACGACTACCGCCGCAAGATCGACTGCCACATGCGCACGGCCTTCGACACGCTGACCTTCCATCTGCCCCGCGCGGTGCTGGAAGGCGCCTGTTCCGAGTCCCGCGGCGGGCGTCTGGCCGACCTCTCGATCCCGCCCAGCACCCCGATGAACGATCCGACGGTGCGGGCGCTGGCATCGGCCATCCTGCCGACGCTGGAGTTTCCGGAGCGGATCAGCCTCTTGTATCTGGACCATGTCTGCTCGGCGCTGGCGACCCACATCGTCACCGCCTATGGCCGGGTGAGCGCGCCCAAGCCCGGCGGGACTCTGGCGCCCTGGCAGGAAAGGCGGGTGAAGGAGATGATCGCCGCCAATCTCGACGGCGACATCCGGCTGGCCGACCTCGCCGCCGAATGCCGGCTGTCGGTCGGGCATTTCGTCCGCGCCTTCCGCCGCACCGCCAACACCACGCCCTACCAGTGGTTGCTGCACCAGCGGATCGACCATGCCAAGACGCTGATGCGGGACGGGTCGCAGACGCTGGCCGACGTGGCGCTGGCCTGCGGCTTCGCCGATCAGAGCCACTTCACCCGCACCTTCAGCCGGCTGGTCGGCATTTCGCCGCGCAGCTGGCGGCGACGCAACGTTGGAGCAGACACGCCGCTGCCGGTGGGCCGACCGCCCTGCGCGCCTGCCGAACTTTCCTTTTGA
- a CDS encoding alpha/beta fold hydrolase, translating to MIENSSSILESHNVSVVGSGAETLVLIPGFGTEQVAWRHVVAAFRSGYRIVLLDLAGVGPGSQSHFDHVRYGSLDAYARDVTAVLEALRIENCVCVGHSAAGMVAALASIRAPYQFRKLIMLGASACYGNVGDYRGGFDGGDINGLIDSATQDYMQWTARFGQMVVDRPAEDPTVREFVATLRAMRPDMALSLLLTVLRSDLRGRLGDVTVPAVILQTRQDPAVTIEAAEFLRDHLADSVLEILDASGHLPHLSAPETVIAALARHLS from the coding sequence ATGATCGAAAACAGTTCCTCGATTCTGGAGAGCCACAATGTCTCCGTGGTCGGATCGGGGGCGGAGACGCTGGTCCTGATACCCGGCTTCGGCACCGAACAGGTGGCCTGGCGCCATGTGGTGGCGGCATTCCGGAGCGGTTATCGCATCGTGCTGCTGGATCTGGCGGGAGTCGGGCCGGGAAGCCAATCCCACTTCGACCATGTCCGCTATGGCTCCCTGGACGCCTATGCCCGCGACGTGACGGCCGTCCTGGAAGCGCTCAGGATCGAGAATTGCGTGTGCGTCGGGCATTCGGCGGCGGGGATGGTGGCGGCGCTGGCCTCGATCAGGGCGCCGTACCAGTTCCGCAAGCTCATCATGCTGGGTGCGTCGGCCTGCTACGGCAATGTCGGCGACTATCGCGGCGGGTTCGACGGCGGCGACATCAACGGACTGATCGACAGCGCGACCCAGGACTATATGCAGTGGACGGCGCGTTTCGGGCAAATGGTCGTCGACCGTCCGGCGGAGGACCCGACGGTGCGGGAGTTCGTCGCCACATTGCGGGCGATGCGCCCGGACATGGCGCTGTCGCTGCTGCTGACCGTGCTGCGCAGCGATCTGCGCGGTCGCCTGGGCGATGTCACGGTGCCGGCGGTCATCCTGCAGACCCGGCAGGATCCCGCGGTGACCATTGAGGCGGCGGAGTTTCTGCGCGACCATCTGGCGGACAGCGTGCTGGAGATCCTCGACGCATCGGGCCATCTGCCCCACCTGTCGGCACCCGAAACGGTGATCGCCGCGCTTGCCCGTCATCTCTCCTGA
- a CDS encoding DMT family transporter: protein MANASIDTTPATAAQAEPAALPLLLLLASLLSQYVGAASAKSLFPLVGAEGVTGLRVGLSALMLLAILRPWRRLPERADLGNLLVYGATLGAMNLSIYRAMELIPIGIAIAIEVTGPLAVALLGSRRLKDFLWIACAAVGLVLLLPLREASAALNPVGIAYAAAAAFCWALYIVFGKRASALPGGQAVAWGMLVAASFTVPLGIAHAGAGLLVRAVLLTGFAVAVLSSMVPYLLEMMALRRLPSHVFGLAVSASPAVAALIGFLMLGERLSAVQWAAIACIMFASAGSALTKGRR, encoded by the coding sequence GTGGCGAACGCATCCATCGACACCACACCCGCAACCGCCGCGCAGGCAGAGCCGGCGGCGCTGCCGCTGCTGCTTCTGCTGGCGTCGCTGCTGTCGCAATATGTCGGAGCGGCCTCGGCGAAGTCGCTGTTCCCGCTGGTGGGCGCGGAGGGGGTGACCGGCCTGCGCGTCGGGCTGTCGGCGCTGATGCTGCTGGCGATCCTGCGGCCCTGGCGCCGCCTGCCGGAACGGGCGGACCTCGGCAATCTGCTGGTCTACGGCGCCACGCTGGGGGCGATGAACCTGTCGATCTACCGGGCGATGGAGCTGATCCCCATCGGCATCGCCATCGCCATCGAGGTGACCGGGCCGCTGGCGGTGGCGCTGCTGGGGTCCCGCCGCCTGAAGGATTTCCTGTGGATCGCCTGCGCCGCCGTGGGCCTCGTCCTGCTGCTGCCGCTGCGGGAGGCGTCCGCCGCGCTGAACCCCGTCGGCATCGCCTATGCGGCGGCGGCGGCCTTCTGCTGGGCGCTCTACATCGTCTTCGGCAAGCGCGCCTCCGCGCTGCCGGGGGGGCAGGCGGTGGCCTGGGGCATGCTGGTGGCGGCCAGCTTCACCGTCCCGCTGGGGATCGCCCACGCCGGTGCCGGGCTGCTGGTGCGAGCGGTCCTGCTCACAGGATTCGCCGTGGCGGTGCTGTCCAGCATGGTGCCCTACCTGCTGGAGATGATGGCGCTGCGCCGCCTGCCCAGCCATGTCTTCGGCCTCGCCGTCAGCGCCTCCCCCGCCGTGGCGGCGCTGATCGGCTTCCTGATGCTGGGCGAGCGGCTGAGCGCCGTGCAGTGGGCCGCCATCGCCTGCATCATGTTCGCGTCGGCCGGCAGCGCGCTGACCAAGGGCCGGCGATGA
- a CDS encoding HPF/RaiA family ribosome-associated protein → MRQPVQIAFRNIDPSPALEHLIREHADKLDRFFGGIMAKRVVFEVPHRHQHQGKHYTVQVALTVPGDELVVHSDKSGNHAHESADAAIRDAFDAARRSLERFAEKQRGE, encoded by the coding sequence ATGCGTCAACCGGTGCAGATCGCCTTCCGCAACATCGACCCCTCTCCCGCCCTGGAGCATCTGATCCGCGAACATGCCGACAAGCTCGACCGCTTCTTCGGCGGCATCATGGCCAAGCGCGTGGTCTTCGAGGTGCCGCACCGCCACCAGCATCAGGGCAAGCATTACACCGTCCAGGTCGCGCTGACCGTTCCCGGTGACGAGTTGGTCGTGCACAGCGACAAGTCCGGCAACCATGCCCACGAAAGCGCCGATGCGGCCATCCGCGATGCCTTCGACGCCGCCCGTCGCTCGCTGGAGCGCTTCGCCGAGAAACAGCGCGGCGAGTGA
- the garD gene encoding galactarate dehydratase has product MTQKPLYILVHPEDNVAIVVNSGGLPPGTEFECGLVLTDFVPQGHKVALADLDEGASIVRYGQVIGTAARPIRRGAWIEESLVRLPDAPELDTLPLATAVPPDAPALDGYSFQGYRNPDGTVGTKNVLGISISVQCVAGVMDFAIDRIKKELLPKYPNVDDVVALNHTYGCGVAINAPGAVVPIRTLQNLARNPNLGGAVMVVGLGCEKLQPERLLPAGVEPSIVTLQDERHQGFGDMVASILEMADRRLAQLNERRRETCPASDLVVGLQCGGSDAFSGVTANPAVGYAADLLVRAGATVMFSEVTEVRDAIHLLTPRAIDEETGRALIREMRWYDDYLQVGSADRSANPTPGNKKGGLANVVEKALGSIAKSGTSPIVGVLSPGERATRKGLLYAATPASDFICGTLQLASGCNIEVFTTGRGTPYGLAMAPVIKVATRTELASRWHDLIDVDAGRIATGEATIEDVGWELFRLILEVASGSKQTWADHWGLRNALTLFNPAPVT; this is encoded by the coding sequence ATGACCCAGAAGCCTCTCTATATCCTGGTCCATCCCGAGGACAACGTCGCCATCGTGGTGAATTCCGGCGGGCTGCCGCCGGGGACGGAGTTCGAGTGCGGGCTGGTCCTGACCGATTTCGTGCCACAGGGCCACAAGGTGGCGCTGGCCGATCTGGATGAGGGGGCGTCGATCGTCCGCTACGGGCAGGTGATCGGCACCGCCGCCCGGCCGATCCGCCGCGGCGCCTGGATCGAGGAATCGCTGGTCCGCCTGCCGGATGCGCCGGAGCTGGACACACTGCCGCTGGCGACCGCCGTGCCGCCCGACGCCCCGGCGCTGGACGGCTATAGCTTCCAGGGCTACCGCAATCCCGACGGGACGGTCGGCACCAAGAATGTGCTGGGCATCAGCATCAGCGTGCAGTGCGTGGCCGGGGTGATGGATTTCGCCATCGACCGCATCAAGAAGGAACTGCTGCCCAAATACCCCAACGTCGATGACGTGGTGGCGCTGAACCACACCTACGGCTGCGGCGTGGCGATCAACGCGCCGGGGGCGGTGGTGCCGATCCGCACGCTGCAGAACCTCGCCCGCAACCCCAACCTGGGCGGGGCGGTGATGGTGGTCGGGCTGGGCTGCGAGAAGCTCCAGCCGGAACGGCTGCTGCCGGCCGGGGTGGAGCCGAGCATCGTCACCCTGCAGGACGAACGCCACCAGGGCTTCGGCGACATGGTCGCGTCCATCTTGGAGATGGCCGACCGCCGGCTGGCGCAACTGAACGAGCGGCGGCGCGAGACCTGCCCGGCGTCGGACCTCGTCGTCGGGCTGCAATGCGGCGGCAGCGACGCCTTTTCCGGGGTGACCGCAAACCCGGCGGTGGGGTATGCCGCCGATCTGCTGGTGCGGGCCGGGGCGACGGTGATGTTCTCCGAAGTGACGGAGGTGCGCGACGCCATCCATCTGCTGACCCCGCGCGCCATCGACGAGGAGACCGGCCGCGCGCTGATCCGCGAGATGCGCTGGTACGACGATTACCTCCAGGTCGGGTCGGCCGACCGCAGCGCCAACCCGACCCCCGGCAACAAGAAGGGCGGCCTCGCCAACGTGGTGGAGAAGGCGCTGGGCTCCATCGCCAAGTCGGGCACCAGCCCGATCGTCGGCGTGCTGTCGCCGGGCGAGCGGGCGACGCGCAAGGGGCTGCTCTATGCCGCCACGCCGGCCAGCGACTTCATCTGCGGCACGCTGCAACTGGCGTCGGGCTGCAACATCGAGGTGTTCACCACCGGCCGCGGCACGCCCTATGGCCTCGCCATGGCGCCGGTCATCAAGGTGGCGACGCGGACGGAGCTGGCCTCGCGCTGGCACGACCTGATCGACGTCGACGCCGGCCGCATCGCCACCGGCGAGGCCACCATCGAGGACGTGGGCTGGGAGCTGTTCCGCCTGATTCTGGAGGTGGCGAGCGGCAGCAAGCAGACCTGGGCCGATCACTGGGGCCTGCGCAACGCGCTGACTCTGTTCAACCCGGCACCAGTGACCTGA
- a CDS encoding Lrp/AsnC family transcriptional regulator — protein sequence MRSTIARPPDQLANQLDDQDRAILRILQRDNKTSQREIGEAVHLSAPAVQRRIARMEAAGVIRRNVAVVDPAAVGQGVTVVVEVQTVNDRSPTIAAAKRLFREAAEVQQCYFITGKASFVLILLVPDMASYEVLSRRLFADNELVQSFQTMVVLDPVKVTLEVDL from the coding sequence ATGCGCTCAACGATCGCTCGCCCGCCCGACCAGTTGGCCAATCAGCTCGACGACCAGGACCGCGCGATCCTGCGCATCCTGCAGCGCGACAACAAGACCTCGCAGCGCGAAATCGGCGAGGCGGTCCATCTCTCCGCCCCGGCGGTGCAGCGCCGCATCGCCCGGATGGAGGCGGCCGGAGTCATCCGCCGCAACGTGGCGGTGGTCGATCCGGCCGCGGTCGGGCAGGGGGTGACGGTGGTGGTGGAGGTCCAGACCGTCAACGACCGCTCGCCCACCATCGCCGCCGCCAAGCGCCTGTTCCGCGAGGCGGCGGAGGTGCAGCAGTGCTATTTCATCACCGGCAAGGCCAGTTTCGTCCTGATCCTGCTGGTCCCGGACATGGCGAGCTACGAGGTGCTGTCGCGCCGCCTGTTCGCCGACAACGAGCTGGTGCAGTCCTTCCAGACGATGGTCGTGCTCGACCCGGTGAAGGTGACGCTGGAGGTGGATTTGTAG
- a CDS encoding aldo/keto reductase, whose amino-acid sequence MSNSTHFAPPGPLGFGGAPLGNMFEEVSDETAEATLDAAWNAGIRYFDTAPEYGPGISEHRFGHVLRNRPRDEFVLSTKVGRLLRADSSKGGKHGPFVKGLPFRVDYDYTADGVRRSIEDSLQRLGMARIDIAYIHDCAEDAHGDRWLEVFDTAMTGAAVVLTQLREEGVIRAWGLGVNRVEPCVMALERADPDVFLLAGRYSLLNQPALDELFPRCGERGVHVVVGGPYNSGLIAGGKTFEYQEAPSDKVAARDRLAEIAKRHGVDLRAAALQFCAAHPVVASVIPGTKNPARVRENVDLMGQPIPADFWRELKASGVLPEQAPTPA is encoded by the coding sequence ATGTCCAACAGCACGCATTTCGCCCCGCCCGGCCCGCTCGGCTTCGGTGGCGCACCCCTGGGCAACATGTTCGAGGAGGTGTCGGACGAGACGGCCGAGGCCACGCTTGATGCCGCCTGGAATGCCGGCATCCGCTATTTCGACACCGCCCCCGAATATGGCCCCGGCATTTCGGAGCATCGCTTCGGCCATGTCCTGCGCAACCGGCCGCGCGACGAATTCGTGCTGTCGACCAAGGTCGGCCGGCTGCTGCGCGCCGATTCCAGCAAGGGAGGAAAGCATGGTCCCTTCGTGAAGGGACTGCCGTTCCGCGTCGATTACGACTACACCGCCGACGGTGTGCGGCGGTCGATCGAGGACAGCCTGCAGCGGCTGGGCATGGCCCGCATCGACATCGCCTATATCCACGACTGCGCCGAGGACGCGCATGGCGACCGCTGGCTGGAGGTGTTCGACACCGCCATGACGGGCGCCGCCGTCGTCCTGACCCAACTGCGCGAGGAGGGGGTGATCCGCGCCTGGGGCCTTGGCGTCAACCGGGTGGAGCCCTGCGTGATGGCGCTGGAGCGGGCGGACCCGGATGTCTTCCTGCTGGCCGGGCGCTACAGCCTGCTGAACCAGCCGGCGCTGGACGAGTTGTTCCCGCGCTGCGGCGAGCGCGGCGTGCATGTGGTGGTCGGCGGCCCTTACAATTCCGGCCTGATTGCCGGGGGCAAGACCTTCGAATATCAGGAGGCCCCGTCCGACAAGGTGGCGGCGCGTGATCGGCTGGCGGAGATCGCCAAGCGCCACGGCGTCGATCTGCGCGCAGCGGCCCTGCAATTCTGCGCCGCGCATCCGGTGGTCGCCTCGGTCATTCCCGGCACCAAGAACCCGGCGCGGGTGCGGGAGAACGTCGACCTGATGGGACAGCCGATCCCCGCCGATTTCTGGCGGGAGCTGAAGGCGTCCGGCGTCCTGCCGGAACAGGCGCCGACGCCGGCTTGA
- a CDS encoding lactonase family protein codes for MGRRYGIALAMLLSSAAFIAAVPAQADSFAYVSNAASNDISVFRLNGETGAMTPMGTVPFVGVDKPGSSTPLAVSPDRRFLYAGVRSQPYQVQVFAIDAATGMLSHLGSGPLADSMANIVTDRSGKYLLSASYGGDKVAVNPIGPDGKVGAPQQVVATGKNAHSIQPSPDNRFAVATNLGADRLVQFRLDAATGTLSENDPPSVTLPAKSGPRHITFHPDARHLYLVDELDAAVAVFAYDPKTGTLTEKQRLPSLPADFKGEPWAADIHATPDGRFLYISERRTSTIRSFRIDPESGLLTPLGSVATEEQPRGFNIDPTGRFLAAVGEKSDGMTVYRIDGGSGALTMLARYPTGKQPNWVEFVSVK; via the coding sequence ATGGGACGCCGTTACGGCATCGCCCTGGCGATGCTGCTGTCTTCCGCTGCCTTCATCGCAGCCGTGCCGGCGCAAGCCGACAGCTTCGCGTATGTGTCCAACGCCGCCAGCAACGACATCAGCGTCTTCCGGCTGAACGGCGAGACCGGCGCCATGACCCCGATGGGGACGGTGCCCTTCGTCGGGGTCGACAAGCCCGGTTCCTCCACCCCCCTGGCGGTCAGCCCGGACCGGCGCTTCCTTTATGCCGGCGTGCGGTCGCAGCCCTATCAGGTGCAGGTCTTCGCCATCGATGCGGCGACCGGGATGCTGAGCCATCTCGGCAGCGGTCCGCTGGCCGACAGCATGGCGAACATCGTCACCGACCGCAGCGGCAAGTATCTGCTGAGCGCGTCCTATGGCGGCGACAAGGTGGCGGTGAATCCGATCGGGCCGGACGGCAAGGTGGGGGCGCCGCAGCAGGTGGTCGCGACCGGCAAGAACGCCCATTCGATCCAGCCGTCGCCCGACAACCGTTTCGCCGTCGCCACCAATCTGGGGGCCGACCGGCTGGTGCAGTTCCGCCTCGACGCAGCCACCGGAACGTTGAGCGAGAACGACCCGCCGTCGGTGACGCTGCCGGCGAAGTCTGGGCCGCGCCACATCACCTTCCATCCCGACGCCCGCCATCTCTATCTGGTGGACGAGCTGGATGCCGCCGTCGCGGTGTTCGCGTACGATCCCAAGACCGGCACGCTGACGGAAAAACAGCGCCTGCCGTCCCTGCCGGCCGATTTCAAGGGTGAGCCCTGGGCTGCCGACATCCATGCGACGCCGGACGGCCGCTTCCTGTACATCTCCGAACGGCGGACCAGCACGATCCGCTCCTTCCGGATCGACCCGGAAAGCGGCCTGCTGACCCCGCTCGGCAGCGTGGCGACGGAGGAGCAGCCGCGCGGCTTCAACATCGACCCGACCGGCCGTTTCCTGGCGGCGGTGGGCGAGAAGTCCGACGGCATGACGGTCTACCGCATCGACGGCGGCAGCGGCGCGCTGACCATGCTGGCCCGCTATCCGACCGGCAAGCAGCCGAATTGGGTGGAGTTCGTCAGCGTGAAGTGA
- a CDS encoding MBL fold metallo-hydrolase: MRNPYWQGPATSNFDGLRFFNPGEPETDRSLRQLLRWQWGRKAAKWPRRVPVAPVMPARHVDGLRVTVVGHVTTLIQGAGLNVLTDPVWSDRASPVRFAGPKRVTAPAIRFHDLPKIDAVLLSHNHYDHLDVATLKRLHQRDAPLMVTPLGNDTILRKHIPGVRTAAGDWWSRFDLGGQAEVHIVPANHWSSRTGRDRRMALWGGFVLRTPAGSVYFAGDTGYGTGAAFRDIGERLGACDLALIPIGAYDPRWFMSAQHCDPDEAVRIMQDVKAKKAVGIHWGTFSLTDEAREEPPQRLRTALAAHGIAPARFEAAHPGTVVEG, from the coding sequence ATGCGCAATCCCTATTGGCAGGGTCCCGCCACGTCGAACTTCGACGGGCTGCGCTTCTTCAATCCGGGCGAGCCGGAGACCGACCGCAGCCTCCGCCAGCTGCTCCGCTGGCAATGGGGCCGGAAGGCGGCCAAATGGCCGCGGCGGGTGCCGGTCGCGCCGGTGATGCCGGCCCGGCACGTCGATGGGCTGCGCGTGACGGTGGTCGGCCATGTGACGACCCTGATCCAGGGTGCCGGGCTGAACGTCCTGACCGATCCGGTCTGGTCCGACCGCGCCAGCCCGGTCCGCTTCGCCGGGCCGAAGCGGGTGACCGCGCCGGCCATCCGCTTCCACGACCTGCCGAAGATCGACGCCGTTCTGCTGTCGCACAACCATTACGACCATCTGGATGTGGCGACGCTGAAACGCCTGCACCAGCGCGACGCGCCGCTGATGGTCACGCCGCTCGGCAACGACACCATCCTGCGCAAGCATATCCCCGGCGTGCGGACGGCGGCGGGCGACTGGTGGAGCCGGTTCGACCTGGGGGGGCAAGCGGAGGTCCACATCGTACCGGCCAACCACTGGTCGTCGCGCACCGGGCGCGACCGCCGGATGGCTCTGTGGGGCGGCTTCGTCCTGCGCACGCCGGCCGGATCGGTCTATTTCGCCGGCGACACCGGCTATGGCACCGGTGCGGCCTTCCGGGACATCGGCGAGCGGCTGGGGGCCTGCGATCTGGCCCTGATCCCCATCGGCGCCTATGACCCGCGCTGGTTCATGTCCGCCCAGCATTGCGACCCGGACGAGGCGGTGCGGATCATGCAGGACGTCAAGGCGAAGAAGGCCGTCGGCATCCATTGGGGCACCTTCTCCCTGACCGACGAGGCGCGGGAGGAGCCGCCGCAGCGGCTGCGCACGGCGCTGGCCGCCCACGGCATCGCCCCCGCCCGCTTCGAAGCAGCCCATCCCGGAACCGTGGTGGAGGGCTGA
- a CDS encoding YeiH family protein has translation MVRDTAAPGSPVLSRAGGLLPGLALCVAVTALAFAASAAEVALFGQAWIEALVLAILIGTVIRTAWTPSARWHPGIGFSAKILLEVAVVLLGASVSAATILSAGPALLLGIAAVVAMALLAGFGIGRLLGLPVRMAVLVACGNAICGNSAIAAVAPVIDAHSDDVAASIAFTAVLGVAVVLGLPLLGIGLQLSGVQYGALAGLTVYAVPQVIAAAAPLGATAVQIGTLVKLVRVLMLGPVCLLLSLLAPRLGGEGAGGDTGAGADMAERPRRTHPPVHHLVPWFIQGFLAMIVLRSLGLIPPAALPAMEHAATLLTVVSMAALGLGVDVRTVARAGGRVTAAVVLSLLVLGGISLTLIRLIGLA, from the coding sequence ATGGTTCGTGATACCGCAGCACCGGGAAGCCCCGTGCTTTCCCGCGCCGGCGGCCTTCTGCCCGGCCTTGCCCTGTGCGTCGCCGTGACCGCCCTGGCCTTCGCGGCGTCGGCGGCGGAGGTGGCGCTGTTCGGCCAAGCCTGGATCGAGGCGCTGGTCCTGGCGATCCTGATCGGCACCGTGATCCGCACCGCCTGGACGCCGTCCGCGCGCTGGCATCCCGGCATCGGCTTTTCCGCCAAGATCCTGCTGGAGGTGGCGGTCGTCCTGCTCGGCGCATCGGTCAGCGCCGCCACCATCCTGTCGGCGGGACCGGCCCTTCTGCTGGGCATCGCGGCTGTGGTGGCGATGGCGCTGCTGGCCGGCTTCGGCATCGGGCGGCTGCTCGGTTTGCCGGTGCGCATGGCGGTGCTGGTGGCCTGCGGCAACGCGATCTGCGGCAATTCGGCCATCGCCGCGGTGGCGCCGGTGATCGACGCGCACAGCGACGATGTCGCCGCCTCCATCGCCTTCACCGCCGTGCTGGGCGTCGCCGTCGTGCTCGGCCTGCCGCTGCTCGGCATCGGGCTGCAGCTGAGCGGCGTGCAGTACGGCGCGCTGGCCGGGCTGACCGTCTATGCCGTGCCGCAGGTGATCGCCGCCGCCGCGCCGCTGGGCGCCACCGCCGTGCAGATCGGCACATTGGTGAAGCTGGTGCGGGTGCTGATGCTGGGGCCGGTCTGTCTGCTGCTGTCGCTGCTGGCGCCGCGGCTGGGCGGGGAGGGGGCGGGGGGCGATACCGGTGCCGGCGCCGACATGGCGGAGCGTCCGCGCCGGACCCATCCGCCGGTCCACCATCTGGTGCCGTGGTTCATCCAGGGCTTCCTGGCGATGATCGTCCTGCGCTCGCTGGGGCTCATTCCCCCGGCCGCCCTGCCGGCGATGGAGCATGCGGCGACCCTGCTGACGGTGGTGTCGATGGCGGCGCTGGGGCTGGGGGTCGATGTGCGGACGGTGGCGCGGGCCGGCGGGCGGGTCACCGCGGCGGTCGTCCTGTCCCTGCTGGTGCTGGGCGGCATCAGCCTGACGCTGATCCGGTTGATCGGGCTGGCCTGA
- a CDS encoding ATP-dependent RecD-like DNA helicase, translating into MQSDTPTDEQHRAIQAIDAWYKDDDAQQVFWLAGEAGTGKTKTTAFVLEHLLERRRLTDYVVGAPTGKAAQVLRQKGIEGAATLHSLLYAPRKDGDTGELFFARRSDGPVADADLIVCDEGSMIGDDLARDLMRTGKKILVIADDYQLPPVSGQGLFTSGEPDFRLTEPHRTARESPVIRLAHLLRRQEMPRRFGSVGKVHVLPLENRTQSLVMRTSAQAICGTHRVRTTYTKRMRKLLGHDSMMPQAGERVICRRNQKDEGLYNGMIGALTRPAAEAQGREAGLWSLGVQMEDEVRSRGKLIVHPWMFQAHYSEGMVQPRVGKDIQLYDWAWLITCHASQGSEFPSVTVVDDSAAFREHRWRWLYTAVTRSREELVLLLRNADLGGPWQVPEFDDCLPA; encoded by the coding sequence ATGCAGTCCGATACCCCGACCGACGAGCAGCATCGCGCCATCCAGGCGATCGACGCCTGGTACAAGGACGATGACGCCCAGCAGGTCTTCTGGCTGGCCGGGGAGGCCGGGACCGGCAAGACCAAGACCACCGCCTTCGTGCTGGAGCATCTGCTGGAGCGCCGCCGGCTGACCGACTATGTGGTGGGCGCCCCCACCGGCAAGGCGGCGCAGGTGCTGCGCCAGAAGGGGATCGAAGGGGCGGCGACCCTGCATTCGCTGCTCTACGCCCCGCGCAAGGACGGCGACACCGGCGAGCTGTTCTTCGCCCGCCGCAGCGACGGGCCGGTGGCCGACGCCGACCTGATCGTCTGCGACGAGGGGTCGATGATCGGCGACGATCTGGCGCGCGACCTGATGCGGACCGGCAAGAAGATCCTGGTCATCGCCGACGATTACCAGCTGCCGCCGGTCTCCGGCCAGGGGCTGTTCACCAGCGGCGAACCGGATTTCCGCCTGACCGAGCCGCACCGCACCGCCCGCGAAAGCCCGGTGATCCGGCTGGCCCATCTGCTGCGCCGGCAGGAGATGCCCCGGCGCTTCGGTTCGGTCGGCAAGGTGCATGTGCTGCCGCTGGAAAACCGCACCCAGTCGCTCGTGATGCGGACGTCGGCGCAGGCAATCTGCGGCACCCACCGCGTCCGAACCACCTACACCAAGCGGATGCGCAAGCTGCTGGGCCACGACTCGATGATGCCGCAGGCGGGGGAGCGGGTCATCTGCCGGCGCAACCAGAAGGACGAGGGGCTGTACAACGGCATGATCGGCGCGCTGACCCGGCCGGCCGCCGAGGCACAGGGCCGCGAGGCCGGCCTGTGGTCGCTGGGCGTGCAGATGGAGGACGAGGTGCGGTCGCGCGGCAAGCTGATCGTCCATCCCTGGATGTTCCAGGCCCATTACAGCGAAGGCATGGTGCAGCCGCGGGTGGGCAAGGACATCCAGCTCTATGACTGGGCGTGGCTGATCACCTGCCATGCCTCGCAGGGGTCGGAGTTCCCGTCGGTCACCGTGGTCGACGATTCGGCCGCCTTCCGCGAGCACCGCTGGCGCTGGCTCTACACCGCCGTCACCCGCTCGCGCGAGGAACTGGTGCTTCTGCTGCGCAACGCCGACCTCGGCGGGCCGTGGCAGGTTCCCGAATTCGACGACTGCCTGCCGGCCTGA